The DNA window TGATTTAATGGTTTTCTTTGTTCAGGAGAGATGTCTGACTACAGTAGAAAGGGGTGCAGAGCTGTAGGTTAAGCCCAGATGCCTCTTTGCTTACAGTATATAAAGCTTTGCACAACAACTGTAATTTCCATGCCAGCCTCCCTTCCTCCTTGCCCCCATTTGATTACTTGGCAGAGCATTAAGCCACCTGCTCCCATGCATCTCCTGGTAGCTGCATTCATTATCTGAATGTTTTGCtcaaaaaatatgcaaaatgcaGGTTGAATGTTTGGCTGAAATATTTCTGGTAACTCcttatatttaaatgtataCACTGcataaatctgttttaaaaaaaccccaaaacagttATTTAATGGCTGTATCTTTTATCAGGAGTGTTAAATGAGCTGGACACGGATATTAATGAAGGGACACAGATGGAGCTACAAGGACACATCGGGCGATTTCAGGTAATAAAGTCATGTATTTAACCTATGTCCTTTTAAAATTGGCTTTCTAGATgtgtttcttcctgtttttttttttactttgaataGTAGCAGTTGGGAAAGAGATGTTTTCCAGCATCAAGAAGAATGTGTTTGAGACTTTTtttgtgggaatgggatggggttTTGGTGGTCTGTTTTTTGGTGTCTCCTCACACTTCCCTGTCCAGTAGAAGAGATAACATTTGGCAACATCAGGATTGCATCAGGGACTTTGTTTGCCTTCATGGCTTAGGCTTATGTGAAGAGAGGAATTTGAAGCCAACACCAAAGCATGTGAAGTAAAGCAGAAACAGTCTGTTACCACTTTGGCCACAAGCATGTCTCCAGCTCAAAAATTTGGTGTATCAGAAATGCTAGGTGGCTGATTTATTTGTTACTGAATTAGTTTTTGTACTCTACCAGACTTAGCTTCAGATTTTGTTTGTCCATGTAGGTAAAGGTGTTTTAGGTGTGGGAATGGGTAAACCTAAACTGCTATTGATACTATTCTGGATAATAGCCTGCAAGAGACACAAGAAAAGTTGTGCACTTGTGAATTGCACTCATTTCTTATTGGCAGTGTTCTAGAGTGCCATTAATTTCTAAGTTAAAACACTAAAGACTTTAAATATTGTTTATGAAGTGCtagaagttttttttctgcattgcCTTCTTAATACTGTGTTTGAAGGGACATGTATCACTTAAGTGAAAAAATTGTGCACTTCATTTGTTGAGATGGTAATTTAAAAGTTCATTTCTTACGGCAGCGGCAGTGCTTAGGACTTCTGAGTCGGTTTGGAGGATCAGACAGGCTACGTCAGTTCAAGCTGCAAGATGATAATGCAGCAGGAGACAGAGTGAACAAGAGGGATGAAACTGAGTTGGCCGTGCAGCAGGTAAGGACACAAGATGCTAGGACCTTCAGCACATTTTACCTGCTGTGCAGATTTGTTTAGTTACCATAATTTCATATGATAGTAGTAATGCTCTACACTGGTTTTAGTGTGGTATCTGAGtccacattttatttaaagtaacccttgaaaatgtatttacttACATTTGCAttagaaacctttttttttttttttttttttttttgcataaaaacTCTGTGAATGTTGAAGGCTTACATTGATctgaaattttcaaaatgaaagctGTGTGTACAGGTCAATGGCTAACACTGACTTAAAGCCAAAGGGGACTTAAAATTATCCAGAAATTTTAGCTAGCAGGTTTGGGAAAGAGGCAAAGTTGCAAGTCCTAGATTTGCAGTAGAAGAGAGTCTGTAACTGATGAGAAAATAGAATCATCACATTCTGGTGAGAAGAGAGGAGCAAAGCATGTTGTTCACTGACATTTGTCCATTTAAAATTGAATGCTCCAAAGCCTGTAGATACTGTAATTGCCatgctgtctttttttcccccacgtTGTTGGCAGATCTGTGCAAACGTGATGGAATACTGTGAATCACTGATGTTGCAAAGTGCCCTCAGTTTTCAGCACACTGTTTGTCTGTTTACTCCCAGCCTGTTAGAGTCAACCAACCGTGATGGGCCTCGGCAGGGTGAGATTTTTGACTTTATGTTTTATGACCCTGAACAGTGTGACATTTGGGCTACTAGAAAATGTTGAACCAAAGGCTGTAGTTTCACATACTCTAAGTCACTTCATACAAATACTGTAGCTGCTCACTCTCTCATTCTGGAATCCATGCTTGTTCAACCTAGTGCTAAACCAAATTGGGAAACTAATCCtagttaaaacaaacaaattgtTTTCTCATTCATAGCCTTGGGAAATATGTCAGTAAAGAAATGTGTGTCTGTAAATAAATAGCACAGGACGGGAAggtcaagattttttttttttcagtatttgtgCTGgattacattattttaaactaGGACCTCATTTATGACACGTACAATGTGTTTTGAAGCTGATTGGAACTCTATTATAACTCATCGCGAGAGTTTACACTGTGTTATTATGCAGTTGAATGGCTAAAATATGTGAATAGTAAGTCTTCTAATCTGGTTAAATTTCACATTTTGTACTCAGTACTGCACTAGGCTGACTGCCTTTTAGTAGTGCAGTCACAGCTTTTTACCTAGACTTTTATTCGTGTTGCATGTGACACAAGTGCAAAATACACTTGCCAGTGCTTTCCTGTCTTTCACTAGGTTCTCGACAGAGAGCATAGCTTATTGATTTCTTGGgcttttttagttttgttttcttatcttcAACATCTTGTCTAGATACACAAGTACCAGTGGTCCCATATTGGCACTTACCTGGCCTGGGCATTATTGTTTACCTGCTGAAACAGAGCACTAGTGATTTCTTCAGTTACTATGACAGCCATCGTCAGAGTGTTAACAAACTGCAAAATGTGGAGCAACTGCCACCAGATGAAATAAAAGAGGTGATTGTTCTTCTCTCTCCGTAGTTTCTGTACTCTAGTAACTTGGACACAGGCTCCAAAGCATCTTTGATAAGCAAGTGGTTCCACTTCTTGTGCATGTTCATTTCTACTGTTGGTGAAGGGGGTCCGTAGAATGAGTGATCTAACACTTTAGGGAAAATATTTGGCATAACTTTGTAAAAGTTGTTACTTTCATTATAGTTGCTTGGAGATGggtttaatttttccattttttggtCATCGAAGTTACGCAAATTCAAAATAGAGAGCAAGGTTTTAAAGAAATAGTAGCTTACAATAAAGTTCTAGATATTAATAAGTAATCTTATTTGCTTATTTCTCTTGATGTTCTGTGATTTGCTAcagtctttgtttttttctcttcccatcaCAGTTGTGTCAGTCAGTTATGCCAGCTGGAGTTGACAAGATTTCCACTTCCCAAAAATATGTCTTAGCAAGGCGGCGCCTGGTGAAACTAATAAATAACAGAGCCAAGTTGCTCTCCCTCTGTTCCTGTATCCTTCTAAAATTGAAATGACCCTCAAGGTGATgatgcagaaaagcagagagataGAAACAGGGTTTTTTAAACTGGATTTCTGGCCTCTTTGGACaaaatttttttgcaaaaagTAAGTTTGAGATAATGACAATTTATGAGGGTATTGCTCTGCTATTGCCAGAGTGTAAGGATTTTCAAGTTAGTAATGCCCATTTTGAAACCCAGCTAGGACTGTTTGCAACATGCTAATAAAGGAGTTGTTACAGCCCAGATCTTTTATTTTAGTGTCCAGATCCCATAAACATTCACACATGTCCAAGTGTGGTGGaagaaatactttgaaaaataattttgatgtgCCTGTCACAGTAGGAGTTTCTGGTCTTACACCATAAACCTAAATCTAGCCAGTAATTCTAGGGAAATAGCCAGTCATGTGCAAAAGAGTTGTCTTCAACAGATCAGACTTTTCCTCTGCAGTCTCCCTTGGGAAGGATGTGCTCTTGCACACTTTGCTGTTGTCACCTAAGATGTTACTGCCATCCCGGTTTCATGACCTCAGCTTTAATTTACTGTGTGCAGCTGAGGTACCTTTACAAACCACATGAGTACTCCATACTCTGCTCTCCTCCTGAGGGCTGGATTGAGGCTCTGCAGGGTGATGAGGACAGTGACTGTGAGTGATCCGTCACTGGGCTGTGGCGGTGGGGGAGGTGCCAGGTGGTTGAGCTGACATCTTCAGCTGTTTCCAAGTGTGTAATTATGCTCATACAGTAAATGTACAATCCAAAGACAGCTAAATTGGATTCCTCAACTGAGATGTGTCTGCAGATATCATAGAAATTTGTCTCTTCATTCTTTGGCGCCATCTGGAACACTACCTACTGCACTGCACACCCACTGACTCCCAAGACCCGCTGCTGTCCTCTAGGATGTCATTTAAGAAAGGAAGGCTGCAAGGTAAAATTTCTCAAACATCAAAATGCCTTTGAATAACTTCTGATGGTTAGCTTTAAATCTGGTTTCCTACTATTAATATCTTGCATTTCATATTTAATAAGagattttgtttggatttggCACACCTTTGGATATTCTACTGAAGAATTGGCAGTACTGATACTGTTTACTCACAGACTTCTGGGTTTTGTGTATTACACATAATCTCCAAAGGAAAGTAAaagtaactattttttttctgctcttcaaaCTAACTAAAGTTCTGCTAATAAAATCAGATAAGCGATCCAGAACAGTTTATACGAAAACAGTTTATAGGAAAATACTTCAGTATAACtaagatgaaattaaaaaataaaattaatattggtggtttaaaaagtattttagaatTATAGCCACCATTGATTCACTAGAGGATTTTAAGTTTGTTGAATTTAgtcttttcaaaaaataaagaaatggaaggaaatCAAGGAGAGTGGATTTGCGGAAGAGTCTTTCGCTTAAAGTGCCATGTTGTGTgatcaaaattatttatgacTCACTCTTTATGCATTTTCTCCAAAtcatttaagtaaaaaaaaggTGTAATTTCTAATGCGCAAGTTTACTTTTGGATCAAATTGGAACAGTTTTAAATTTGTTATATGACTTGACACAGAGATAGTGTGGAGCAGCCAACATAACTTTAACGTCTTGTTTTCTATTGCCAGATTCCTTTGGTTCAGAGCCAAGGTTGGATTTTGGTAGTGGACTGAATCGTGTGAGCCAGCACGATATAGAACAGGTGAGATATGACAGTCTGCTGCAGGGTGCAGAATGCTCCTGGCTACCATGCAGCTATTGGGAGCaagtctgatttttgttttcccacttcTGAACAACTTGCAGTAACATCAACAGCATAGAACTTAATTTAGGATTAGTGAAACATTACAAAATTGTTTTGGAAAATACTGCGAAACAGGTGGTAATTTTGATGCTGTGCATGTATCTTTGAATCTTAATATGAACAGTTAAGCAAAAAATGAACGATACTTAGAAAATAGAGGaatcattatttttctcttaccAACCAGTAAAATGGTGTTTTCTAATAGCAGCTTTACTAAAGCACCAGATATCCTTCAAAGACCTGCAGTATGAGGGCAAGTTTCTCAATTTTCTGTGATCCAACTGTTCACTACAGGTCAGCTTCAGCTAGGTTATAGAGAAGTGAGATCAAAAGGGTAACAGGAACTGAGGAGACTAGAAAATGTGAATGATAGAAGTAATTTCCACTTACACAGAAATTTAATAGTTTGTGTAAATTTGATGCAGAGGTGGcagaaaaaaaggtatttgtTAATAAATCCCACTGACATTTCTAtggcttcagaaaaaaactgttCTTCAAAACTGCAGTGCCAAGTACCTTTATAAGATCTAGAATTGTAAGAAAAGTTGCTGTGTGTTTTGTAATGAGGCAtctgtaatttttgtttgtacAGAAGTAAAGTGTACAGTATCATCTTTGTAAAAATACCTCAAATGGAGTTAATTCAGTGACTCTTTACATAtgcattaatgaaaaaaagttgTTGCTGCACACAAACTCTCTAAAGCGTGCTTAAAGGACTagtaaaattttaattgaaagaTGTGTTTGTATGACTGAGTGAAGAACCTGAATTATAACCAGTGATTCCTAAAACAGAATAAGTAGTACTTATTGGAGAAATCAGAAAAACCCATTCTTTGGAAAGCAGGTCAGAGAATAAGTCATAAGTGAAGGGGTTGACAGGCAGTGGATGATAAAACTGGCATTTCAGGAAGATTTTGTATTGATGACTGCATCAATTCTCTGTTTCTCAGCTTCAGATTGAAGCCACAAACAGCTTTGGTGAATCTCTGCAGAAGAAGCTCCTGGACATCGAGGGTTTATATTCCAAGGTTCGCTCACGGTACACCTTTATTCAAGCTCTCGTTAGACGTATCCGTGGGCTCCTAAGGATATCAAGGACCTGAAAGGCACTTGGTACATGCTGCTTGCCCAGTGAAGCTGTGTACTAGGGCAGGCCTTCCTTGGATTTTATAGATCAAACATTTTCTAAATActgtcaaaattattttgttactttttttttttatcgcTGTGGATGAGTTTTGTGTATTCTTTCCTACTGCTCCCAACCTGACATAAACAATAAAGGATTGTTTTCAACTGAGTTATGAATAATGTAAAATTTCAAGCAAGAAAATTTTAATGGAGGACCTCAAGGAAACAGGAGGTTCTGCAACTGTGCTGATACTACACTTGTTGATGCTTTCAGAGAAAAGGACAACATCTTTGTTCCTGTTTCACACACAGATTTAATGAAACATGGAGTTGATGTTTCATCACTTGCAGACTGATTACTGTGGTGTggatttttatattaattttgtacTTGAACTGCTAATTTCTGCTCCCTCTCgttctgcctttttttcagctgaaaggaGTACAAGCTGCTTATCTTTGAACCAATTTAAATGAGACAAGTGATAAAAGTAATGGAAGGTAACTGCTATAGGTTTGGTTCTTATGGCTGGGGGAGTAAAGGTTTGTGCTTTTCTTGCTGCAACACAAGTATAAGGACAGAATAAAATGCATGGAGAGGAAGCCAGTAATTGTGAATGGTAGGTTGGTTCTCCAGTTAGATTGTTCTCCTATGAGACATTGATATATCCTTGTATCTTCTgtaaaaaaagttattaaaaaagcATAATCATTGATTATTGATGTGAGATCTGTTGCACTTTTCCCTTAACGCAGTCTTGAGTCTACGGCCCACTATGTGTGCCTTGTACATTATGCTTCCTCTGAGTTTTTGATGCATAACGGTTCACTTTATGATTTTGTATTTACTTGTCTGCACACCCTAATTGCATGGATGATATCATTTTTATGCAGGGGTGAtgacagtgctgctgtcaggtgAGGCCTGTTAGCTAATCCATAGGAGCAGCTTGCTGTCGGCGTTTTACACAGCTGGACTTTGACTGCTGACTTCAGCCAGCGTTCTCGTTTCTCTGCCACTCGGAGAAAACCAAGGCGCAATCCAAGAAGCGTGCTGGCTCCGAGGCCCCTCCGGCGGCCCTTTGGCAAGCCCGCGGCGGTTCCGAGCTGTCGACTGCGTGCCCCGAGGCTCCCGTTCTCCGTCGGCTCTCGGTGGCACCGGGGAGGCCCCGGGCCGCGGACCCGgccgcgctcccgccgccgcaGATTCGTCACGGGCTGGCCCCGGGGGGGGGCCCGGTTTTTATTCTCCGAACCTTTCTTCCCGCTCTGTGCTTCCCGCCCGGGCGTGTGCAGGGAGGGTCCCGCTCTCAGACCGTTTCCCCCGAGCCGGGGGCGCTGCCGGGTTCCTCGTGTCGAAACGGCGGCAGGCGCCGGCGCGGACTTTGTTTACTCGCCGCGGCGTTCGACGTGgagccgggcggcggcggcagggCCAGCGCGGCGAGGGcagcggagcggggcgggccggAGCGCCGGCGGAGCGGCTCGACATGGGTGAGGAGCGGGCGGGAAGCTCGGAAGAACCCGTCCATCACCACCCTGCCCCGGCGGCCGTGGAGACGGAGacgggggcggcggggcgggccggtGTTGAGCCCTGCCGCGGGGAGGGACGCCGAGGCTGAGGGCCGCGCTCGGGCGATGCTCGGCTGCCCTCAGGCCGGGTCCTGCCCTCAGGCCGGGGGCCGGTTCCCGGGCAGCCGCCGCCGGAGCGCCCGGAGGCCGCGGTGGAGCTGCCTTGCGATGGCGAATGGTCCGAGCGGCGGCAGGAGGTTGTGTTCGGTCATAGCCCCAGgcctctgtgctcctggcacCTGGCAAAATCAAACTAAATCGCGTCTGTAATGGGCTGCCAGCAAGGAGTGAGTTAGGAGAGGTGGTCTTGCAGACTAGTGAATGAAGTAGAGGGAGTAATGAAGAGAGGCCCTGAATCTGAGGATCGAGTGATTGCGGTGAACCTGTCCTATTGCAGATGGTATTTGAGCACTGTTTTAGTGTGGGAAAAGCATACACAGTAGCATATAAGTAAAAAGAGGGAGAGGTGTCTGGCGGTAAGCAAAGTTACTGATTTGAAAGAATTTTCAAATCTTAGGCCTCCGTGCAACCAGTGGTAATCTTCTACTTGTGATGTTTCTATTGAAATGCCCTTTTTCCATCTCAGTTCTCTTAAGGTTATTTGCCTGTCTGGCAGTAAGAGGTGCCGTGAACAGCACTATGCAGACTGGCAACTAATAGTCCCTTATACCTTCTCCTTGTTTTCCAGGTCTGTAGCATGTATGGCTTCTGTGGTGGGATGGGCttagaagaaataaagcaaCCTGTTATCAGTCTTAGTTCCTTCTGAAGTATGAGCTCAttgctccctcctttccctggaAAGGCAGATGCCTagacaggaaaacacagaaaataattttttatcaaAACATCTTTCAGTAAGATTTTGGTTGCAAATCTTCTTTAATTTGTCTCTGATATATTTATTAGTGTTGTCAGTGATTCTGGCTTGTTGGATGTTTCATTACCTTTTGCAGGCTTTAAGTGTATTTACAAAGTTACAGTTTAACATTGGATAtgtttattataaaaatatttggaaaaaatgtaattgttACTGGCTTAGGACATTAGTATTCTTTCtatgattatttaaaaattaaataatttttttctatgaaaaaaatctttctatgATTTGCCTGGCCACAAGTACCCTTACCtgcatttagaaaataaatgagatgCTGAGACAAgccagttttgaaaaaaaaagaacaatttaaacatttaaaatcagCTCCTAGACTTCTTTGTAGCATTTATGTATTTGATTTGGTGCAGCTTCGCTGTTTATAATGAGCTGATTTAATATGTACCTACTGATTTATACctaattttcagaagaaaagaaatgggtgGTTCCTGTGGAAGATCATAATCATCTTCTGATGCTGAATTCTTTCAGGCCTCTCTTGGTCCTTATATAGTCTGGCACTGAAAAGGCAGAGTCTGATGCAAGCCAAAAAGAAGATGACTCAGATTCtggcaaatgaaagaaaaggaaaaaacaaaattgtaaGCACAGTGAGAGAGCTTgatgctgctgcagtgtggtTTGCTGGAGTGAGCTACCAGGAAATCATAAAATGGCACCATAAACCAGGAGGACATACTGTTGTTGGGCACACAGCCATCTGGGCAAAATCCTGGAGAAAAATGTCTTGTAGGCCAGTAAGAATTGAGGgccgtctgtctgtctgtctttgtGTATTCCCCAGAGAGCTGGCTGACATTGAAATGTCTTTCTCTTCTGGTTTTTGTAGGGGGCTTTTTCTCCACCatcttttccagtttgtttGGAACTCGCGAGATGAGGATTCTCATCCTGGGGCTGGATGGAGCAGGAAAAACAACCATTCTCTACAGGTTACAAGTTGGAGAAGTTGTTACCACCATTCCAAGTAAGTGATCTGCCCATAGGGAGAATATTTGCCTGTAGCCTGTGATTTGTCTGTAGCTCTGACACAAACTTTGCCAGCTGAGCTTACTACATGCTTCCTTCATAAACAGAAGGACCTTGTGTTGTGGGAGCCTTGTGCTGTTGTATCTAATTCTTGGATAAAAGTATtacaaaagaatattttatgcTGCCCTGCAAAATGCAAAAAGCATTTGACCTCAAGATTGTTAGCATGATTTTGCAGGCTATTTGTGATAGGTCAGCATTCAAGAGATGGTAACTGTGGACTGCATAATTCTGTTGTTTCCAAATATAGCTACTGTGTGAATTTCAGAGGTCATTATTGCTGTACATAGGATCgtgtaacattttttttaatgaggtttATATAAGCACTTCTGTTTAACGTGGAGAAGAAATCAGATGATTTTACTACATTCTGTAGAAAATGTGACAAAACTCAATGTGAGGTTTCAAGGGAGAAGATGatgcttatttaaaaaaaatgcaactgaTTTCACCACTTGTGGTGGCATTCATGCAGCCACACCCACACAGTGTCTATGCCCAAGTGTTCTGGCTGTGATTGGTGTGTGTAACACAAAGGACAAGAGATGCTTGACTTTTTTATGTCCTTGTCATGTCTGCTGTGTTCCTCCTGAATCTGACTTTGCTCAGGCCTCTGCTACCTTTTAGGAGCCAACAGTTTGCTGGGCCATAATCTTTTTGCCCTGGGGTTTTGCTTATTTCAGCCTCCGTAAATTTTAAGCAGCCTGTGCCCACTGTTCCCTGCCCTGTGTTTATCTGGGCTGgcaggaaaaggaatgaaatatGTGATACTGCAGCCTTGTTGCCATCTTTCAGACACTGGTATCGAGTCCTCTCCTGAGAAGCTGGTTCTGCTTTGCTTCTTAAAATGAGTGCAGACCTTGTGTGGACAGAAGGACACATTCCTTAGCGCTCTCTTGCTGTCAGTTGTTTACTTGATTATCACAACAGGCCAGTTCTTTGATCCTTGCTCTGTTTCTTTTGGTGATTTCAGACAGGCTACTGTTGATTTTTAACAACCTTAGCATTTGTTACAAAACTCTGCAATATATTTACAATGTCGTTTTATTAgttcagaagaaatatttctgcattattttgAGTCATGTTTGTTGGGGTAGCTTTTCAAAGGGCATGAACTTCATTATGCAGCTACTGAGAATTTTCAGGTCTGAAAATCTTAAGTGAATGCTATGatattcttcagaaaaacaggaaaatcacCAACAGTGAAATTGTTTAACTTTGTTTCAGCCATTGGCTTCAATGTTGAGACGGTGACCTACAAGAATCTGAAATTTCAAGTCTGGGACTTAGGAGGACAGACAAGCATAAGGTAATAGATTTCTTAAAGTCAATTAACTTTCGCTAAGAAGTGCCAAGTTCTTGGAATTCTCATAGCAGGTACTTCTGAAAATTGCTTAAGTTTTTAAAAGAGCCTGTTCTTAGGAGAGCGTTTTCATCTGATGGAATTCAGTTTGTAAAACCTGTGATGCACTAcagataggaaaaaaacaagccagTGTTTTCATCTGTattcagttttgctttgaaaaacaaatttattaGTGTAGTAGGTAATTGAATAGCATTCTGAGAAAAGAGTGGAGGGGGtcataaaaacccaaaaagataCTTCCTAGCTTTGCATTCTTAAGCATAGTGAAGTTGGATTTAGGTATAGATGGTAATTTTTTAGCAAGCTTCACAAGTTTTGTAATTAGTTATTAACAATACTCCTGTGTGATCCTCTTGTGATTCCTTTTTCAGTCCTCAGTAGCAAGGTGCCACATAGTTAGCTAGAAAGGAAGGTGCAGTTAGTGAGATAAAGGTTCCTTCCCTTTTTAGTTTCAGTGCAGTAATTCTGAAAAAAGTCATTTGTTTTGATCCTTGTTATTTACTTACCTGTATTAATTAGTCATTTAAGATTTCTCTGCTAATCTTTCTTTGGTGACTGTAATGAAGATGCTTGTatctttaaattttctttgctttcctgtcCTGCAGTCGGATTCCCAAATAAATCTGTCCCCAGCATTTCTGTTCTTCCCCTGTTTTCAAGTTGCTTCTTCATTTGCTTTGtgttgggttggggttttttgagttggttttttttttttttgttctgccttGGAGAGTATGTGTATTGTCTGTTCGTTTTTGTAGCCTCTTGAAGAAATCTACTTTCCTCCTGGGGCCTTTTACCCCAGAGACAGTTTTTACTTCCTCTGGGTGATCTGCTTTTAATTATCTAGCTAACAAAAACTGCCAGCATGCAAATGACATGACTGGAACTTCTCTCTCCTCTGCAGGCCCTACTGGCGGTGTTACTATTCAAACACAGATGCTGTAATTTATGTAGTGGACAGCTGTGATCGAGACAGAATTGGCACTTCAAAATCAGAGCTTGTTGCTATGTTAGAGGTAAGAAAACAAGGATCACAGTCGTTATCAGTAAAACAAATTGAGAcattaagacttttttttttttgggagtaAATATGAAATTTGATTCAGTGAACAAAGTGAAGCTCAACTTCACTTGTGAAACTTCAGCCCTCAGCACAGCCCATGCAGCACTTCTGACTGAAAAAGCACTGAATACTCTGCAGGGATTCATAGGTTTGTGCAGCATTATCTGGACAGTTGATTTCATGTAGCCTCGTGGTCATATGAAAATTTGCCTGCCTGCCAGGACAGCTGCTCAGTACTGCTGTGTGGCAAAATCAAGCCCTGAAGGATTGACAGTAATTAGTTTCCTACTCTAAGTAGAGTTGAGCaacacttcctttctctcttgccTTGCCCCTCAAAATATCTGCAAGCTCATTTAATGTGCCTTGTTAAATCCAACTACCAGCTTGTTTCATAACTTTGACTAGCCATGTTTTGAAACTGCTCCTGTAGGGTATCATAATGGAATTGAAAATAGACACCATTCTTTCACTGAAGAATTTTCTACAGAACAGAAAtcagcaaacaaaataattgaGAACTTGCTGaagttcttttttattattatatagGTTTTCTCTCAAATAAATTCCGTAGAAGTTTCTGCAACAACTTCcacaatttccttttttttttttttaaggaagaagagCTGAAAAAAGCCATTTTGGTGGTGTTTGCAAATAAACAGGACATGGAACAGGCCATGACTCCCACAGAAATGGCAAATGCCCTTGGCTTACCAGCTTTGAAGGACAGAAAATGGCAGATATTCAAAACCTCTGCAACTAAAGGCACAGGGCTTGATGAAGCAATGGAATGGTGAGTACCAGTCTAGTTATGCTTCATTCATATGCCTAATTTTACACATCTGGGGGAGGCTTTTTATGACTGGATTTGTGGCTAGTCTGACATAAAAGAATCCACGTTCGAATGATTGCTTTTCTGCTGGAAGTATTTCAACAGAATTGAAATGACTGTGCAGTAAACTGACTTAACCTTTTCCCTAGGTTGGTGGAGGCCTTGAAGAGCAGGCAGTGATACAAAACTGACCATTGCAAGGAAGTGTCAGCTATAGCCAGCATCCTCCTTTCTGCAGTTAAGTATTTTCAGCCACAGATACTTGTAAATAGGACAGATTTGAATTTGA is part of the Cinclus cinclus chromosome 4, bCinCin1.1, whole genome shotgun sequence genome and encodes:
- the ARL1 gene encoding ADP-ribosylation factor-like protein 1 isoform X2, giving the protein MGGFFSTIFSSLFGTREMRILILGLDGAGKTTILYRLQVGEVVTTIPTIGFNVETVTYKNLKFQVWDLGGQTSIRPYWRCYYSNTDAVIYVVDSCDRDRIGTSKSELVAMLEEEELKKAILVVFANKQDMEQAMTPTEMANALGLPALKDRKWQIFKTSATKGTGLDEAMEWLVEALKSRQ
- the ARL1 gene encoding ADP-ribosylation factor-like protein 1 isoform X1 codes for the protein MANGPSGGRRLCSVIAPGGFFSTIFSSLFGTREMRILILGLDGAGKTTILYRLQVGEVVTTIPTIGFNVETVTYKNLKFQVWDLGGQTSIRPYWRCYYSNTDAVIYVVDSCDRDRIGTSKSELVAMLEEEELKKAILVVFANKQDMEQAMTPTEMANALGLPALKDRKWQIFKTSATKGTGLDEAMEWLVEALKSRQ
- the ARL1 gene encoding ADP-ribosylation factor-like protein 1 isoform X3, with the protein product MRILILGLDGAGKTTILYRLQVGEVVTTIPTIGFNVETVTYKNLKFQVWDLGGQTSIRPYWRCYYSNTDAVIYVVDSCDRDRIGTSKSELVAMLEEEELKKAILVVFANKQDMEQAMTPTEMANALGLPALKDRKWQIFKTSATKGTGLDEAMEWLVEALKSRQ